Below is a window of Vicugna pacos chromosome 20, VicPac4, whole genome shotgun sequence DNA.
TGTCAGTAACCTGTTTGCGGCAGGTGTAGAGACCACAGCCACCACGCTGCCCTGGGGGATTCTGCTCATGATGCGATATCCAGAGATCTAGGGTACGTCTCCTGAGATTCAGAGCATCACCTGAAGGAGAGGAATCAGGAACCCCTGGGACTGGACAATATTGAATTCTAGAGCTACTCTGGATACCTTTCGTTTGTACCCTTGAGAATCGTTTGTACCTTTAGTATCCTGATGCTGTAAGAAAGTAGACTTGCCCTCTGAGCATCCTGAGATGGTCTGAAGGCATCACTCCATCCAGGTCCCCAGAGGCTGGGGGATAGAAGCAGTGCAGGGAAAAGATGATTCAGAATTCAGAGAGGACTTGGGTTTGACGTTCACGTTTAAAGACACAGCCCCCTCCCACCGCAGACCCTAACCGCTCTCCATCCTATGCAGAAAAGGTCCGCGATGAGATTGCCCAAGTCGTGGGGTCCACGCAGCCTCGAATGGCACACCGTGCTCAAATGCCATACACGGATGCTGTCATTCACGAAGTGCAGAGATTTGCCAACGTCCTGCCCACAGGCTTGCCACGGGCAACAACCACGAATGTTCTATTTAGAAATTACTATATTCCAAAGGTAAGGGCTGGAGgcgaggggcaggggagagggaaagaacGTCAAAACGCTGCTGCTCAAAATCATAGGACCGCTGAGATGAACTGTCAGAccgtctccttcctcctccctccccggcccctccctcctcccatccctctttcccccctccctgtctccctctctaCGACAACCACAGGTGACTGAGCGTCTTCATAGGTAACGGTGGCCTTTGCTCAGTGAAAAGACTTTAGAAGGTATTACTCTTCTTCATGTTATAGCTGAGGAAGCTGGGGTTCCGAGAGTGCAGGCAAGGCTAGTGTGTAAGGGAGCAGATTCTGGGTGAGGCGTGCCACCCTTTAGGGCCCCGTGTCCAGCGGCACCTCCGGGCTTCACTTCCGCCTGCACACGGCGAGGCCCTCCgcttcccaggactgtgacacCCAGATGCAGCCTTGTGCTTTGACCGGTCAACTGAGGAGATACAGATCTTTGCTAAAACTCAGCTGAAGGGAGGAAGTGGCATAAGGTAACGGTAGGCCCACGGCCCCGAGCCTTTTTCTTGACAGTCTGTTCATGGCTTCTGGGCCCACCTCTGCAGGAGGCCACCGGCCACTGGTTACATGGGCCCCCATCCCCTGTACATCCCCAGTGACTAGGGGGCTACATCCTTCTTTGGAGCTTCTCTTCCCAGCATGTATTAAGCACACTGATGAACGGAACTAATCAGGTTAGCAGCTGCCGTGGGAAACCCAACCCCACGCTGTTATCACGTAGCAAGTACGTGCCTAGAGTTTGTCCCCGGTTCTGAATCCAAGCCTTGTGTTTTTCACTAGGTACAGAGTGAATATTCCACACTCAGCCCCAAGCCTGGGCCACTCGGCTCCAGCTCCCTCCTCCGCATTCCTTCTAGAACACACCACTTCCAGCCAAGGTCACCGTACCTCTTTGCAGCCACCTCTTTAGGAAGCAGTTTCATCTCTGTCACTCGGCACACTTTTACCCCTAGGGCACCGAGGTCATCCCTTTGCTGAGCTCTGTACTTCGGGATCAGACCCAGTGGGGGACACCAGACACCTTCAGCCCCGGGCACCTCCTGGATTCTGCTGGGAAGTTTATGAAGAAGAAAGCTTTCATGCCCTTTTCAGCAGGTAAGGCATCTTACTGGAGAAAGGTGACTTGAAAAATCTGGAGAGATCTGGACGTGCCTGAGGCCAGGGCTAAGGTTCTGGATTTTCCCACGTGGCCCTAACCTTCAGAGAGAGGGAAGTAGTCCTTCCCCCGGATTTCATCAGGATGCAGGATGCAGGACAACAGGCGTTGGAAGGACGTGTCCTTAGGGAGTCCTGGACGACTCTCTGTGGCCGAGGCTAGGTACAGGGCCTCAGGAGCCCCGAGAGACAGCTAAGCAGGACAACAACGGGCAAACCCACGTCACTCCAACCGTTAAAGCTTTGCTTTACGACGTGTAAATACCAGCGTTGCTCTGAGGATTTCTTGAGGAGGGCGAGGCAGGGAAGTGAAAAGAGCTTcacattaaaatttgaaatcCACAGAACTAAATGAATGGATTCTATAGTTGCCTGGATTTCTAAGAATCTGAAATGAGTTCTCCATTTCTAGGAGTCTTAGCAAAACTACACCATGAGTTGTTTTGCCATCTTTCTGCTTCTACAAACAAAGGTTTGGTCGTCACTCCAGAGACCCACTCAGTGATGGGTATACAGCAGCCACCCCAAAACAGACCTCCTTCCCCTGCTGACAACTTACGGATACAGAGCTCGACCCCTTCCCCTAATTCTTGCCCACATACACAAGAGTGCAGGGGGCGGAGTAATGAAAACATACTCACCACtccttaaaatgaaaaacatcacATCACATCTGGAACAAGAgttaaaagcaatgaaaaataatacaccTGTATTGGCAGTGTTTTGAACTCCATTTCTCCCAGCATTTCCTTGCAttatattttgggggggggggaagccATGGAAACATAAACAGTGCTCTCTCGAGGGCACTTCAGCCACGTCTAACTCCAAAccctcattttacaagtgaaaagataCGTACAGTTTTTTCCAGATTCCTTTACCGGCTCTTGGACTGACTGCTGCTAATATTTAGAGAAAAGAAATCACGTTCTCCATGACAGCCCTTCGCCCCCTGTGAACAATCATTATTTCTACTTTCTCTCTTGAGCTCTGACCGACACCACACCCAGGGCCTCCACGATGtctcacacacctgggcctggggACGTCTTTGGACCATGAGGCGGCAGCAACAGTCCCGATTCTGCCACAGTGACCCATCCTCAAAGGATTTTGCCCAGCTTAGCTCAAGAATTCTAACCATCTCTAGTTatactggtttcttttttttccagttgtagGAAATCTAGGAGTAGTCATCCTGTTTTTATCATAAACAAGTGGAAAAACTCCTAAAATACAATCATCTCAAAACAGTCACaataagaaaacataatataaaacCAATTCTGTGCCTCCACTGTGAGAGCGAAATTCT
It encodes the following:
- the LOC116284752 gene encoding LOW QUALITY PROTEIN: cytochrome P450 2K6-like (The sequence of the model RefSeq protein was modified relative to this genomic sequence to represent the inferred CDS: substituted 2 bases at 2 genomic stop codons), yielding MFPVLGFLLRSRKTVLRNRDELSSFLRTFINHHHKFDKNDPRCFIDAFQVRQQEEKDKSTDNFSDDNMVVLVSNLFAAGVETTATTLPWGILLMMRYPEIXEKVRDEIAQVVGSTQPRMAHRAQMPYTDAVIHEVQRFANVLPTGLPRATTTNVLFRNYYIPKGTEVIPLLSSVLRDQTQWGTPDTFSPGHLLDSAGKFMKKKAFMPFSAGRRVCAGVXLAKMELFLFFTSLLQKFTFQLPPGISHLALDITPNFSFLNRPMPHKICALPRA